The following coding sequences are from one Salvia hispanica cultivar TCC Black 2014 chromosome 3, UniMelb_Shisp_WGS_1.0, whole genome shotgun sequence window:
- the LOC125210262 gene encoding kirola-like, translating into MNGGPGAAPPGSGVQGAAAPGGVQGAEPLAGISGFCFSVLYLPNTWGTNGSLIHWTYNVGGAKNVSKEIVEGIDEKKKSITYKVIEGDPLKLYSEFKIKCDVESNGHDNIVTYTLEYKKRNGQSLEPTGFMDLLVHQFSKEIEECNRRLRPN; encoded by the exons ATGAAcgggggtccgggggcagcgcccccgggtagcggggtccaaggggcggCAGCCCCTggcggggtccaaggggcagagcccCTGGCTGGG atatcCGGTTTTTGTTTCTCTGTTTTATATCTCCCTAACACATGGGGAACCAACGGTTCCCTCATTCACTGGACATATAACGTTG GTGGAGCAAAGAACGTCTCGAAGGAGATAGTCGAAGGCATCGACGAGAAGAAGAAATCGATCACGTACAAGGTGATTGAAGGAGATCCATTGAAATTGTATAgtgaattcaaaataaaatgtgatgtgGAAAGCAATGGACATGATAACATAGTTACCTACACCTTGGAGTACAAGAAAAGGAACGGCCAATCGCTGGAGCCTACCGGATTCATGGATTTACTCGTTCATCAGTTCTCCAAAGAGATTGAAGAATGCAACCGCCGCCTCCGGCCCAATTAA
- the LOC125212439 gene encoding pentatricopeptide repeat-containing protein At3g24000, mitochondrial isoform X1: MKGAAQLPIFRSISYIRRFKSLISVSSRNSHSASVSVQCSDTVEATESGQFNGVIDDKDLLRKSPNGNLLVLDLIDRRALQPDAKLYVDLFKKCTDQRKLKEGLIAHAHFATSSFRNYVVLQNTVVNMYAKCCDMESARKVFDEMTERDMVSYTMLITGYSQNNEFYKALRLYVEMVEMGLKPNEFTFGSALKSAGGMQSVSMGRGIHGVCIQFGFGDNVYVGSALVDMYARCGKIDEAKVQFDQLKIRNEVSWNALIAAYAREGEGHCSLKLFAEMKRGGFRPTHFTYSSIFAACASNGAMEQAKWAHTDMIKMGVELVAFVGNTLLDMYGKGGSIEGAKKVFDRLVKKDVVSWNSMLTAYAQHGHGQEAIDLFEKMRDLGLEPNEISYLCVINACSHTGLVEKGLHYFELMKENKCVPEITHYVAIVDLLGRAGELERAERFILSMPIEPTAAIWKALLGACRVHKNMFLGGYAAERVFELDPYESGPHMLLSNIYASHGRRNEAARVRKVMAESGVKKEPACSWVEIGSSVHLFVANDDMHPQREEIRAKWEKLREEIKKMGYEADTSHVLWYADEREREERLQLHSEKLALAFALLNTPEGGSVSIKKNIRVCGDCHNAFKFVSKLVDMKLMLFLLKRRNKLERLIFQVQAFLSIVQHDHGEEATNQSYSPFRSGVRA; encoded by the exons ATGAAAGGAGCCGCACAATTGCCAATTTTCCGCTCAATATCATACATCCGACGTTTCAAATCACTCATATCTGTCTCCTCTCGCAATTCCCACTCCGCATCAGTCTCAGTTCAATGCTCAGACACGGTAGAAGCTACAGAATCCGGTCAATTCAATGGCGTAATCGATGATAAGGACCTTCTCAGAAAATCCCCAAATGGCAATCTCCTAGTCCTCGACCTCATCGATCGCCGCGCTCTCCAACCCGACGCCAAATTATACGTGGACCTCTTCAAGAAATGCACTGATCAGCGGAAGCTCAAAGAGGGCCTAATCGCCCACGCTCACTTCGCGACGTCGAGCTTCAGAAACTACGTCGTTTTGCAGAATACAGTTGTGAATATGTATGCGAAATGCTGTGATATGGAGAGTGCACGCAaggtgtttgatgaaatgaCTGAACGAGATATGGTTTCTTATACTATGCTAATCACTGGCTATTCGCAGAATAATGAGTTCTATAAAGCGTTGAGGTTGTACGTGGAGATGGTGGAGATGGGATTAAAGCCTAATGAATTCACATTCGGAAGCGCTCTGAAATCGGCTGGTGGTATGCAGAGTGTATCAATGGGTAGAGGGATTCATGGTGTTTGCATCCAATTCGGGTTCGGGGATAATGTCTATGTTGGTAGTGCATTGGTGGATATGTATGCAAGATGTGGTAAAATAGACGAAGCGAAAGTTCAATTTGATCAGCTTAAGATTAGGAATGAAGTCTCTTGGAATGCGCTGATTGCAGCATACGCAAGGGAAGGAGAGGGGCATTGTTCTCTTAAGCTATTCGCAGAGATGAAAAGGGGAGGTTTTAGACCCACTCATTTCACATACTCGAGCATCTTTGCAGCCTGCGCGAGCAATGGAGCTATGGAGCAGGCGAAATGGGCGCATACGGATATGATTAAGATGGGAGTGGAGCTCGTTGCGTTTGTTGGCAACACGCTTCTTGACATGTATGGCAAGGGTGGGAGCATTGAGGGCGCAAAGAAGGTTTTTGATCGGTTGGTGAAGAAGGACGTTGTTTCGTGGAACTCAATGCTCACTGCCTACGCACAGCATGGACATGGCCAGGAGGCCATTGATCTCTTTGAGAAAATGCGCGATTTGGGGCTCGAGCCGAATGAGATTAGTTACCTTTGTGTAATCAATGCTTGCAGCCACACTGGGCTCGTTGAGAAAGGGCTgcattattttgaattgatgaaagaaaataagtgTGTTCCGGAGATTACACATTATGTAGCGATTGTTGATCTTCTTGGTCGCGCTGGGGAGCTCGAGCGTGCAGAAAGATTCATATTGAGTATGCCGATTGAGCCTACAGCAGCAATCTGGAAGGCTCTGCTTGGAGCTTGTAGGGTGCACAAGAACATGTTTTTAGGCGGATATGCAGCTGAGCGCGTCTTTGAGCTTGATCCTTACGAATCCGGGCCCCACATGCTGCTCTCAAACATCTACGCCTCTCATGGGAGGCGCAACGAGGCTGCAAGAGTGAGGAAGGTAATGGCTGAGAGCGGTGTGAAGAAGGAGCCGGCTTGTAGTTGGGTGGAGATTGGGAGCTCTGTGCATCTTTTCGTTGCAAATGATGACATGCACCCGCAGAGGGAGGAAATTCGTGCGAAGTGGGAGAAGTTGAGAGAGGAGATCAAGAAAATGGGGTATGAAGCAGATACAAGCCATGTGCTGTGGTATGcagatgagagagagagggaggagagGCTGCAGCTGCATAGCGAGAAGCTGGCTCTGGCGTTTGCGCTGCTGAACACGCCAGAGGGGGGCTCGGTGTCgatcaagaaaaatattagagtGTGTGGGGATTGCCACAATGCATTCAAGTTTGTGTCAAAGTTGGTTG ACATGAAGTTGATGTTATTTCTGCTCAAACGACGGAACAAGTTGGAACGATTAATATTTCAGGTTCAGGCTTTTCTCAGCATTGTGCAACATGATCATGGTGAGGAGGCAACAAACCAAAGCTATTCCCCATTCAGAAGTGGTGTGAGAGCGTAA
- the LOC125212439 gene encoding pentatricopeptide repeat-containing protein At3g24000, mitochondrial isoform X2: MKGAAQLPIFRSISYIRRFKSLISVSSRNSHSASVSVQCSDTVEATESGQFNGVIDDKDLLRKSPNGNLLVLDLIDRRALQPDAKLYVDLFKKCTDQRKLKEGLIAHAHFATSSFRNYVVLQNTVVNMYAKCCDMESARKVFDEMTERDMVSYTMLITGYSQNNEFYKALRLYVEMVEMGLKPNEFTFGSALKSAGGMQSVSMGRGIHGVCIQFGFGDNVYVGSALVDMYARCGKIDEAKVQFDQLKIRNEVSWNALIAAYAREGEGHCSLKLFAEMKRGGFRPTHFTYSSIFAACASNGAMEQAKWAHTDMIKMGVELVAFVGNTLLDMYGKGGSIEGAKKVFDRLVKKDVVSWNSMLTAYAQHGHGQEAIDLFEKMRDLGLEPNEISYLCVINACSHTGLVEKGLHYFELMKENKCVPEITHYVAIVDLLGRAGELERAERFILSMPIEPTAAIWKALLGACRVHKNMFLGGYAAERVFELDPYESGPHMLLSNIYASHGRRNEAARVRKVMAESGVKKEPACSWVEIGSSVHLFVANDDMHPQREEIRAKWEKLREEIKKMGYEADTSHVLWYADEREREERLQLHSEKLALAFALLNTPEGGSVSIKKNIRVCGDCHNAFKFVSKLVGREIILRDTNRFHHFHNGSCSCRDYW; the protein is encoded by the coding sequence ATGAAAGGAGCCGCACAATTGCCAATTTTCCGCTCAATATCATACATCCGACGTTTCAAATCACTCATATCTGTCTCCTCTCGCAATTCCCACTCCGCATCAGTCTCAGTTCAATGCTCAGACACGGTAGAAGCTACAGAATCCGGTCAATTCAATGGCGTAATCGATGATAAGGACCTTCTCAGAAAATCCCCAAATGGCAATCTCCTAGTCCTCGACCTCATCGATCGCCGCGCTCTCCAACCCGACGCCAAATTATACGTGGACCTCTTCAAGAAATGCACTGATCAGCGGAAGCTCAAAGAGGGCCTAATCGCCCACGCTCACTTCGCGACGTCGAGCTTCAGAAACTACGTCGTTTTGCAGAATACAGTTGTGAATATGTATGCGAAATGCTGTGATATGGAGAGTGCACGCAaggtgtttgatgaaatgaCTGAACGAGATATGGTTTCTTATACTATGCTAATCACTGGCTATTCGCAGAATAATGAGTTCTATAAAGCGTTGAGGTTGTACGTGGAGATGGTGGAGATGGGATTAAAGCCTAATGAATTCACATTCGGAAGCGCTCTGAAATCGGCTGGTGGTATGCAGAGTGTATCAATGGGTAGAGGGATTCATGGTGTTTGCATCCAATTCGGGTTCGGGGATAATGTCTATGTTGGTAGTGCATTGGTGGATATGTATGCAAGATGTGGTAAAATAGACGAAGCGAAAGTTCAATTTGATCAGCTTAAGATTAGGAATGAAGTCTCTTGGAATGCGCTGATTGCAGCATACGCAAGGGAAGGAGAGGGGCATTGTTCTCTTAAGCTATTCGCAGAGATGAAAAGGGGAGGTTTTAGACCCACTCATTTCACATACTCGAGCATCTTTGCAGCCTGCGCGAGCAATGGAGCTATGGAGCAGGCGAAATGGGCGCATACGGATATGATTAAGATGGGAGTGGAGCTCGTTGCGTTTGTTGGCAACACGCTTCTTGACATGTATGGCAAGGGTGGGAGCATTGAGGGCGCAAAGAAGGTTTTTGATCGGTTGGTGAAGAAGGACGTTGTTTCGTGGAACTCAATGCTCACTGCCTACGCACAGCATGGACATGGCCAGGAGGCCATTGATCTCTTTGAGAAAATGCGCGATTTGGGGCTCGAGCCGAATGAGATTAGTTACCTTTGTGTAATCAATGCTTGCAGCCACACTGGGCTCGTTGAGAAAGGGCTgcattattttgaattgatgaaagaaaataagtgTGTTCCGGAGATTACACATTATGTAGCGATTGTTGATCTTCTTGGTCGCGCTGGGGAGCTCGAGCGTGCAGAAAGATTCATATTGAGTATGCCGATTGAGCCTACAGCAGCAATCTGGAAGGCTCTGCTTGGAGCTTGTAGGGTGCACAAGAACATGTTTTTAGGCGGATATGCAGCTGAGCGCGTCTTTGAGCTTGATCCTTACGAATCCGGGCCCCACATGCTGCTCTCAAACATCTACGCCTCTCATGGGAGGCGCAACGAGGCTGCAAGAGTGAGGAAGGTAATGGCTGAGAGCGGTGTGAAGAAGGAGCCGGCTTGTAGTTGGGTGGAGATTGGGAGCTCTGTGCATCTTTTCGTTGCAAATGATGACATGCACCCGCAGAGGGAGGAAATTCGTGCGAAGTGGGAGAAGTTGAGAGAGGAGATCAAGAAAATGGGGTATGAAGCAGATACAAGCCATGTGCTGTGGTATGcagatgagagagagagggaggagagGCTGCAGCTGCATAGCGAGAAGCTGGCTCTGGCGTTTGCGCTGCTGAACACGCCAGAGGGGGGCTCGGTGTCgatcaagaaaaatattagagtGTGTGGGGATTGCCACAATGCATTCAAGTTTGTGTCAAAGTTGGTTGGTAGGGAAATCATCTTGAGAGATACCAATAGGTTCCATCACTTTCACAATGGCTCTTGCTCGTGTAGAGACTATTGGTAG